A genome region from Pseudorca crassidens isolate mPseCra1 chromosome 20, mPseCra1.hap1, whole genome shotgun sequence includes the following:
- the PEG3 gene encoding paternally-expressed gene 3 protein isoform X1 has product MLPPKYLSATKPKRSWAPNLCELDSDLSQEPDAAIGEAATDSEFFHQRFRNFLYVEFVGPRKTLLKLRNLCLDWLQPETRTKEEIIELLVLEQYLTILPEKIKPWVRAKKPENCEKLVTLLENYKEMYEPEDDTSSDAHSEGSMSRKTAEAPPPHSACCSDRDWDRDWDRDWDRDWERAREREHRKGRGRDLESRARWPYARSPRSRFHQRDLSLPLMEKVAFAKEREHKHRDSVMDYETRSQDAVSYQDVVALTEDRKPQNPVQDNMENYRKLLSLGVQLAEDDGHSHMTQGHSSRSKRSAYPSTSRGLKTMPENKKSAHRRGICEDESSHGVIMEKFIKDVSRNSKSGRAREPSDRLQRFPRRPDSDWKEVPFNKRESVIQERGHEGNAFGGGGFNLNSNLVSRKRVLERKRRYHFDTDGKGSMHGRRGGARKRPFERSEVRKAASGSSLSAPPVPQLQPFDFGATPYVCDECGRSFSVISGFVEHQITHTRENLYEYGESFLHSVAVSEVQKRQAGGKRFECKECGEPFNKSAALAEHRKIHARDCLAGCKDEEYEEPFMPSPTFRELQKIYGKDKFYECRVCKETFLHSSALIEHQKTHGRDDKGSERGEAFKPSPALNELQKMYGKEKMYECKVCGETFHHSASLKEHHKIHTRGNPLENKGKVCEETFIPGQSLKRRQKTYPTEKAYDFQDGGDAFRQNSDLIEHQKIHSRKNLFEGRGYEKSVIHSVSFPESQKSHTITRPPEDEEDEKAFTVSSNPDDSREALSYERNPYERSFIHSSAFPGAHKSHSKPRVIAEATVQSSGATEHWKVHAGESTSERKGYERSVIHSLAAFRPPRGRGGNELLGCDEQQESSAYLSDPCGQPQKTLALESPYAGGKNNIFKGSFVHGASHTVTQDSLAGEGPSGWKKDGEPSVPKSDVREHQKARAKKKNIERRIYETSVIHSLRFGEPQTFHPREKFYECPECGESFVHSSDLTEHQKIHDRKKPSGSENYIRSVIRSIASTDPQTSYAGQSAQMSYAEEPAQTSYAEPPAQTSYAEPPAQTSYAEPPAQTRYAEPPAQTRYPEPPAQTSYAEPPAQTSYAEPPAQTSYAEPPAQTSYAEPPAQTSYAEPPAQTSYAEPPAQTSYAEPPAQTSYAEQPVCNECKECGECFATVEDLGIHQKIYAREKFHGGELFGDSVIQGLDGPRQEEPRQEGPDEPDEPEDTIYGCKDCGLGFVDRTDLKDHQKVHGREYLTDSREHAHSVTHTPSVSEYQKDYIGEQLYECPACGESFVHSSFLFEHQKIHEQDQFYGHRRYDEPFMQPLVISPQRPRAPQKSPPAGTSLQCQVCGQDFIHGSVLNEHMRVHAGDSLLEQGQGSTDAVSPGSAPTDLQRDQAKDKHYECAICGESFPSQADLREHMRIHEKDKPYDYGATFVHTSFLTEPPKRDSPFYECKDCGKSFIHNTVLTKHQKLHLEEEEAAAAAQEVEANVLVPREVLRIQGSNVEAAEPEVEAAEPEVEAAEPNVEAAEPNGEAEGPEGEAAEPSGEAEQPNGEAEQPNGDADEPDGAGIEDPEERAEEPEGDADEPDGAGIEDPEEEGDDQEIQVEEPYYDCRECGETFTSNSAYGEHLKTHARVIIFEPGSVYGESSHYTEHASTSSNDSGRADDKYFKCDVCGQVFTDRLSLARHQNTHTG; this is encoded by the exons ATGCTGCCTCCAAAGTACTTGTCTGCCACCAAACCCAAGAGGTCTTGGGCCCCAAATCTGTGTGAGCTAGACAGTGACTTGTCTCAGGAGCCGGATGCCGCCATAGGAGAAGCCGCCACTGACTCTGAATTCTTTCATCAGAGGTTTCGGAACTTCCTCTACGTGGAATTTGTCGGGCCTCGGAAGACCCTGCTCAAACTCCGAAACCTCTGCCTCGATTGGTTGCAGCCGGAGACTCGCACCAAGGAGGAGATTATCGAGCTCTTGGTCCTCGAGCAGTACCTGACCATCCTTCCAGAAAAGATCAAGCCTTGGGTGCGTGCAAAAAAGCCAGAGAACTGCGAGAAGCTCGTTACTCTGCTGGAAAATTACAAGGAGATGTACGAACCGGAAG ACGACACCAGCAGTGACGCCCACAGCGAAGGCAGCATGAGCCGGAAGACAGCAGAGGCCCCGCCGCCACACTCCGCCTGCTGCA GTGACCGGGACTGGGACCGGGACTGGGACCGAGACTGGGACCGAGACTGGGAGCGAGCCCGCGAGCGGGAGCACCggaagggcagaggcagggaccTGGAGTCCCGGGCCCGCTGGCCGTACGCCCGGAGCCCCAGGAGCA GGTTTCATCAGCGGGatctttcccttcctctgatGGAGAAAGTGGCTTTTGCAAAGGAAAGAGAGCACAAACATCGGGACTCTGTGATGGATTACGAGACAAGATCACAG GATGCGGTGTCGTACCAGGATGTGGTGGCCCTCACCGAGGACCGGAAGCCCCAGAACCCGGTTCAGGACAACATGGAGAACTACCGGAAGCTGCTCTCACTGG GGGTTCAGCTTGCCGAGGACGACGGCCACTCGCACATGACCCAGGGCCACTCGTCACGGTCAAAGAGAAGTGCCTACCCGAGCACCAGTCGAG GTCTGAAAACTATGCCTGAAAACAAAAAGTCAGCCCATCGGCGGGGGATCTGTGAAGATGAATCTTCCCATGGGGTGATAATGGAAAAGTTCATCAAGGACGTTTCGCGCAACTCCAAGTCGGGAAGGGCAAGGGAACCTAGCGATCGGCTGCAGAGGTTCCCCAGGAGGCCAGACAGTGACTGGAAGGAAGTTCCATTCAACAAGAGGGAGTCGGTGATTCAGGAGAGGGGCCATGAAGGGAATGCCTTTGGGGGAGGAGGCTTTAATTTGAACTCAAACCTTGTTTCCAGAAAGAGAGTTCTTGAGAGAAAAAGGCGCTATCATTTTGACACAGATGGGAAGGGCTCGATGCACGGTCGGAGAGGTGGTGCAAGGAAGCGGCCCTTTGAGCGCAGCGAGGTGAGGAAGGCCGCTAGTGGGAGCAGCCTTAGCGCGCCGCCCGTCCCCCAGTTGCAGCCCTTTGACTTTGGGGCGACGCCCTATGTGTGTGATGAGTGCGGGAGGTCCTTCAGCGTGATTTCGGGGTTTGTGGAGCATCAGATCACGCACACCAGGGAGAATCTGTATGAGTACGGCGAGTCCTTTCTTCATAGTGTGGCCGTCAGTGAGGTTCAGAAAAGGCAGGCCGGAGGGAAACGCTTTGAATGTAAGGAGTGTGGGGAACCCTTCAATAAGAGCGCCGCCCTGGCCGAGCATCGGAAAATTCACGCTAGAGATTGCCTTGCGGGGTGTAAGGACGAGGAGTACGAGGAGCCCTTCATGCCCAGCCCAACCTTCAGGGAGCTCCAGAAGATATACGGGAAGGACAAATTCTATGAATGCAGGGTGTGCAAGGAAACCTTCCTTCATAGTTCTGCCCTGATCGAGCACCAGAAAACCCATGGCCGAGATGACAAAGGTAGTGAGCGTGGGGAAGCCTTCAAACCCAGCCCAGCGCTTAACGAGCTTCAGAAGATGTatgggaaagagaaaatgtatgAGTGCAAGGTGTGCGGGGAGACCTTTCATCACAGCGCATCCCTGAAAGAGCACCACAAGATCCACACCCGAGGAAACCCATTAGAAAACAAGGGCAAAGTGTGTGAGGAAACCTTCATTCCTGGTCAGTCCCTTAAAAGACGCCAGAAAACCTACCCAACGGAGAAGGCCTATGACTTCCAAGATGGTGGGGATGCCTTTAGGCAAAACTCAGACCTCATCGAGCATCAGAAAATTCATTCTCGGAAGAACCTCTTTGAAGGCCGGGGGTACGAGAAGTCTGTCATTCACAGTGTGTCCTTCCCCGAATCTCAGAAGAGTCACACTATAACAAGGCCACCTGAGGATGAGGAAGACGAGAAGGCATTCACTGTCAGCTCCAATCCTGATGACAGCCGGGAAGCCCTGTCCTACGAGAGGAACCCCTATGAGAGGTCTTTCATTCACAGCTCAGCCTTCCCTGGGGCTCATAAAAGTCACAGCAAACCGAGAGTGATAGCAGAGGCGACCGTTCAGAGCTCGGGTGCCACCGAACACTGGAAAGTCCACGCTGGGGAGAGTACCTCTGAAAGAAAGGGGTATGAGAGGTCCGTCATCCACAGCCTAGCTGCTTTCAGGCCTCCCCGTGGTCGCGGTGGAAATGAGCTCCTTGGATGTGACGAGCAGCAGGAGTCCTCCGCTTACCTCTCAGACCCTTGTGGCCAGCCGCAGAAGACCCTTGCCCTAGAGAGCCCCTATGCAGGGGGTAAGAACAACATCTTCAAGGGCTCTTTTGTGCACGGTGCATCCCACACCGTAACTCAGGACAGTCTCGCTGGGGAGGGCCCCAGTGGATGGAAGAAGGATGGTGAACCATCTGTTCCCAAGTCAGATGTGCGCGAGCATCAGAAGGCTCGTGCTAAGAAGAAGAACATCGAGCGTAGGATTTATGAGACCTCTGTAATCCACTCCCTGCGTTTTGGTGAACCTCAAACGTTTCACCCGAGAGAGAAGTTTTACGAATGTCCGGAGTGTGGAGAGTCCTTTGTTCATAGCTCCGACCTCACTGAGCATCAGAAGATCCACGATAGAAAGAAGCCCTCTGGAAGTGAAAACTACATACGATCTGTCATTCGCAGCATAGCCTCCACGGATCCTCAGACCAGTTATGCGGGCCAGTCAGCACAGATGAGTTACGCTGAAGAGCCAGCTCAGACCAGTTACGCTGAACCACCAGCTCAGACCAGTTACGCTGAACCACCAGCTCAGACCAGTTACGCTGAACCACCAGCTCAGACCAGGTACGCTGAACCACCAGCTCAGACCAGGTACCCTGAACCACCAGCTCAGACCAGTTACGCTGAACCACCAGCTCAGACCAGTTACGCTGAACCACCAGCTCAGACCAGTTACGCTGAACCACCAGCTCAGACCAGTTACGCTGAACCACCAGCTCAGACCAGTTACGCTGAACCACCAGCTCAGACCAGTTACGCTGAACCACCAGCTCAGACCAGTTACGCTGAACCACCAGCTCAGACCAGTTACGCTGAACAGCCAGTCTGCAATGAATGTAAGGAGTGTGGGGAGTGTTTTGCCACTGTTGAAGACCTTGGCATACATCAGAAAATCTATGCCCGAGAGAAATTCCATGGTGGGGAGCTGTTTGGAGACTCTGTGATTCAGGGCCTTGATGGACCTCGGCAGGAAGAGCCTCGGCAGGAAGGGCCAGACGAGCCAGACGAGCCTGAAGACACCATCTATGGGTGTAAGGACTGTGGGCTGGGCTTCGTGGATCGCACAGACCTCAAGGACCATCAGAAGGTGCACGGCAGGGAGTACCTCACCGACAGCCGCGAGCACGCGCATTCTGTGACGCACACCCCTTCTGTCAGCGAGTATCAGAAAGATTACATTGGAGAGCAGCTTTACGAGTGCCCGGCATGTGGGGAATCCTTCGTTCATAGCTCATTCCTTTTCGAGCATCAGAAGATCCATGAGCAAGACCAGTTTTACGGCCACAGGAGGTATGATGAACCCTTTATGCAGCCCTTGGTCATTAGCCCGCAGCGGCCTCGGGCCCCACAGAAGAGTCCTCCTGCTGGGACGTCCCTGCAATGCCAAGTGTGCGGACAAGACTTCATCCACGGCTCTGTCCTTAACGAACACATGAGAGTCCACGCTGGAGACAGCCTGCTGGAGCAGGGCCAGGGGAGCACAGATGCGGTCAGCCCAGGCTCGGCCCCCACAGACCTTCAGAGAGACCAGGCCAAGGACAAGCACTATGAGTGCGCGATCTGTGGAGAATCCTTCCCCAGCCAGGCCGACCTCCGGGAGCACATGAGGATTCACGAGAAGGACAAGCCCTACGACTATGGGGCCACCTTCGTCCATACCTCCTTCCTCACCGAGCCCCCCAAGAGAGATTCACCCTTCTATGAGTGCAAGGACTGTGGCAAGTCCTTCATCCACAACACAGTCCTCACGAAGCATCAGAAGCTGCACCTcgaggaagaggaagcagcagcagccgcCCAGGAAGTTGAAGCCAACGTCCTCGTTCCACGGGAAGTTCTGCGGATCCAGGGATCAAATGTGGAGGCCGCAGAGCCGGAGGTGGAGGCCGCAGAGCCGGAGGTGGAGGCTGCCGAGCCCAACGTGGAGGCCGCCGAGCCCAACGGGGAGGCCGAGGGGCCGGAGGGGGAGGCCGCCGAGCCCAGCGGGGAGGCCGAACAGCCCAACGGGGAGGCCGAACAGCCCAACGGGGATGCTGATGAACCAGACGGGGCAGGGATCGAAGACCCAGAGGAAAGAGCCGAAGAGCCAGAGGGAGATGCGGATGAGCCGGACGGTGCAGGGATCGAGGACCCAGAAGAGGAAGGTGACGACCAGGAGATCCAAGTGGAAGAGCCCTACTACGACTGCAGGGAGTGTGGCGAGACCTTCACCTCCAACTCGGCCTATGGTGAGCACCTGAAAACCCATGCCAGGGTGATAATATTCGAGCCTGGAAGCGTCTACGGGGAAAGCTCCCACTACACCGAGCACGCCAGCACCAGCAGCAATGACAGCGGCAGGGCTGATGACAAGTACTTCAAGTGTGACGTCTGTGGGCAGGTGTTCACTGACCGCCTGTCCCTGGCCAGGCACCAGAACACCCACACCGGCTGA
- the PEG3 gene encoding paternally-expressed gene 3 protein isoform X3, with translation MLPPKYLSATKPKRSWAPNLCELDSDLSQEPDAAIGEAATDSEFFHQRFRNFLYVEFVGPRKTLLKLRNLCLDWLQPETRTKEEIIELLVLEQYLTILPEKIKPWVRAKKPENCEKLVTLLENYKEMYEPEDDTSSDAHSEGSMSRKTAEAPPPHSACCRFHQRDLSLPLMEKVAFAKEREHKHRDSVMDYETRSQDAVSYQDVVALTEDRKPQNPVQDNMENYRKLLSLGVQLAEDDGHSHMTQGHSSRSKRSAYPSTSRGLKTMPENKKSAHRRGICEDESSHGVIMEKFIKDVSRNSKSGRAREPSDRLQRFPRRPDSDWKEVPFNKRESVIQERGHEGNAFGGGGFNLNSNLVSRKRVLERKRRYHFDTDGKGSMHGRRGGARKRPFERSEVRKAASGSSLSAPPVPQLQPFDFGATPYVCDECGRSFSVISGFVEHQITHTRENLYEYGESFLHSVAVSEVQKRQAGGKRFECKECGEPFNKSAALAEHRKIHARDCLAGCKDEEYEEPFMPSPTFRELQKIYGKDKFYECRVCKETFLHSSALIEHQKTHGRDDKGSERGEAFKPSPALNELQKMYGKEKMYECKVCGETFHHSASLKEHHKIHTRGNPLENKGKVCEETFIPGQSLKRRQKTYPTEKAYDFQDGGDAFRQNSDLIEHQKIHSRKNLFEGRGYEKSVIHSVSFPESQKSHTITRPPEDEEDEKAFTVSSNPDDSREALSYERNPYERSFIHSSAFPGAHKSHSKPRVIAEATVQSSGATEHWKVHAGESTSERKGYERSVIHSLAAFRPPRGRGGNELLGCDEQQESSAYLSDPCGQPQKTLALESPYAGGKNNIFKGSFVHGASHTVTQDSLAGEGPSGWKKDGEPSVPKSDVREHQKARAKKKNIERRIYETSVIHSLRFGEPQTFHPREKFYECPECGESFVHSSDLTEHQKIHDRKKPSGSENYIRSVIRSIASTDPQTSYAGQSAQMSYAEEPAQTSYAEPPAQTSYAEPPAQTSYAEPPAQTRYAEPPAQTRYPEPPAQTSYAEPPAQTSYAEPPAQTSYAEPPAQTSYAEPPAQTSYAEPPAQTSYAEPPAQTSYAEPPAQTSYAEQPVCNECKECGECFATVEDLGIHQKIYAREKFHGGELFGDSVIQGLDGPRQEEPRQEGPDEPDEPEDTIYGCKDCGLGFVDRTDLKDHQKVHGREYLTDSREHAHSVTHTPSVSEYQKDYIGEQLYECPACGESFVHSSFLFEHQKIHEQDQFYGHRRYDEPFMQPLVISPQRPRAPQKSPPAGTSLQCQVCGQDFIHGSVLNEHMRVHAGDSLLEQGQGSTDAVSPGSAPTDLQRDQAKDKHYECAICGESFPSQADLREHMRIHEKDKPYDYGATFVHTSFLTEPPKRDSPFYECKDCGKSFIHNTVLTKHQKLHLEEEEAAAAAQEVEANVLVPREVLRIQGSNVEAAEPEVEAAEPEVEAAEPNVEAAEPNGEAEGPEGEAAEPSGEAEQPNGEAEQPNGDADEPDGAGIEDPEERAEEPEGDADEPDGAGIEDPEEEGDDQEIQVEEPYYDCRECGETFTSNSAYGEHLKTHARVIIFEPGSVYGESSHYTEHASTSSNDSGRADDKYFKCDVCGQVFTDRLSLARHQNTHTG, from the exons ATGCTGCCTCCAAAGTACTTGTCTGCCACCAAACCCAAGAGGTCTTGGGCCCCAAATCTGTGTGAGCTAGACAGTGACTTGTCTCAGGAGCCGGATGCCGCCATAGGAGAAGCCGCCACTGACTCTGAATTCTTTCATCAGAGGTTTCGGAACTTCCTCTACGTGGAATTTGTCGGGCCTCGGAAGACCCTGCTCAAACTCCGAAACCTCTGCCTCGATTGGTTGCAGCCGGAGACTCGCACCAAGGAGGAGATTATCGAGCTCTTGGTCCTCGAGCAGTACCTGACCATCCTTCCAGAAAAGATCAAGCCTTGGGTGCGTGCAAAAAAGCCAGAGAACTGCGAGAAGCTCGTTACTCTGCTGGAAAATTACAAGGAGATGTACGAACCGGAAG ACGACACCAGCAGTGACGCCCACAGCGAAGGCAGCATGAGCCGGAAGACAGCAGAGGCCCCGCCGCCACACTCCGCCTGCTGCA GGTTTCATCAGCGGGatctttcccttcctctgatGGAGAAAGTGGCTTTTGCAAAGGAAAGAGAGCACAAACATCGGGACTCTGTGATGGATTACGAGACAAGATCACAG GATGCGGTGTCGTACCAGGATGTGGTGGCCCTCACCGAGGACCGGAAGCCCCAGAACCCGGTTCAGGACAACATGGAGAACTACCGGAAGCTGCTCTCACTGG GGGTTCAGCTTGCCGAGGACGACGGCCACTCGCACATGACCCAGGGCCACTCGTCACGGTCAAAGAGAAGTGCCTACCCGAGCACCAGTCGAG GTCTGAAAACTATGCCTGAAAACAAAAAGTCAGCCCATCGGCGGGGGATCTGTGAAGATGAATCTTCCCATGGGGTGATAATGGAAAAGTTCATCAAGGACGTTTCGCGCAACTCCAAGTCGGGAAGGGCAAGGGAACCTAGCGATCGGCTGCAGAGGTTCCCCAGGAGGCCAGACAGTGACTGGAAGGAAGTTCCATTCAACAAGAGGGAGTCGGTGATTCAGGAGAGGGGCCATGAAGGGAATGCCTTTGGGGGAGGAGGCTTTAATTTGAACTCAAACCTTGTTTCCAGAAAGAGAGTTCTTGAGAGAAAAAGGCGCTATCATTTTGACACAGATGGGAAGGGCTCGATGCACGGTCGGAGAGGTGGTGCAAGGAAGCGGCCCTTTGAGCGCAGCGAGGTGAGGAAGGCCGCTAGTGGGAGCAGCCTTAGCGCGCCGCCCGTCCCCCAGTTGCAGCCCTTTGACTTTGGGGCGACGCCCTATGTGTGTGATGAGTGCGGGAGGTCCTTCAGCGTGATTTCGGGGTTTGTGGAGCATCAGATCACGCACACCAGGGAGAATCTGTATGAGTACGGCGAGTCCTTTCTTCATAGTGTGGCCGTCAGTGAGGTTCAGAAAAGGCAGGCCGGAGGGAAACGCTTTGAATGTAAGGAGTGTGGGGAACCCTTCAATAAGAGCGCCGCCCTGGCCGAGCATCGGAAAATTCACGCTAGAGATTGCCTTGCGGGGTGTAAGGACGAGGAGTACGAGGAGCCCTTCATGCCCAGCCCAACCTTCAGGGAGCTCCAGAAGATATACGGGAAGGACAAATTCTATGAATGCAGGGTGTGCAAGGAAACCTTCCTTCATAGTTCTGCCCTGATCGAGCACCAGAAAACCCATGGCCGAGATGACAAAGGTAGTGAGCGTGGGGAAGCCTTCAAACCCAGCCCAGCGCTTAACGAGCTTCAGAAGATGTatgggaaagagaaaatgtatgAGTGCAAGGTGTGCGGGGAGACCTTTCATCACAGCGCATCCCTGAAAGAGCACCACAAGATCCACACCCGAGGAAACCCATTAGAAAACAAGGGCAAAGTGTGTGAGGAAACCTTCATTCCTGGTCAGTCCCTTAAAAGACGCCAGAAAACCTACCCAACGGAGAAGGCCTATGACTTCCAAGATGGTGGGGATGCCTTTAGGCAAAACTCAGACCTCATCGAGCATCAGAAAATTCATTCTCGGAAGAACCTCTTTGAAGGCCGGGGGTACGAGAAGTCTGTCATTCACAGTGTGTCCTTCCCCGAATCTCAGAAGAGTCACACTATAACAAGGCCACCTGAGGATGAGGAAGACGAGAAGGCATTCACTGTCAGCTCCAATCCTGATGACAGCCGGGAAGCCCTGTCCTACGAGAGGAACCCCTATGAGAGGTCTTTCATTCACAGCTCAGCCTTCCCTGGGGCTCATAAAAGTCACAGCAAACCGAGAGTGATAGCAGAGGCGACCGTTCAGAGCTCGGGTGCCACCGAACACTGGAAAGTCCACGCTGGGGAGAGTACCTCTGAAAGAAAGGGGTATGAGAGGTCCGTCATCCACAGCCTAGCTGCTTTCAGGCCTCCCCGTGGTCGCGGTGGAAATGAGCTCCTTGGATGTGACGAGCAGCAGGAGTCCTCCGCTTACCTCTCAGACCCTTGTGGCCAGCCGCAGAAGACCCTTGCCCTAGAGAGCCCCTATGCAGGGGGTAAGAACAACATCTTCAAGGGCTCTTTTGTGCACGGTGCATCCCACACCGTAACTCAGGACAGTCTCGCTGGGGAGGGCCCCAGTGGATGGAAGAAGGATGGTGAACCATCTGTTCCCAAGTCAGATGTGCGCGAGCATCAGAAGGCTCGTGCTAAGAAGAAGAACATCGAGCGTAGGATTTATGAGACCTCTGTAATCCACTCCCTGCGTTTTGGTGAACCTCAAACGTTTCACCCGAGAGAGAAGTTTTACGAATGTCCGGAGTGTGGAGAGTCCTTTGTTCATAGCTCCGACCTCACTGAGCATCAGAAGATCCACGATAGAAAGAAGCCCTCTGGAAGTGAAAACTACATACGATCTGTCATTCGCAGCATAGCCTCCACGGATCCTCAGACCAGTTATGCGGGCCAGTCAGCACAGATGAGTTACGCTGAAGAGCCAGCTCAGACCAGTTACGCTGAACCACCAGCTCAGACCAGTTACGCTGAACCACCAGCTCAGACCAGTTACGCTGAACCACCAGCTCAGACCAGGTACGCTGAACCACCAGCTCAGACCAGGTACCCTGAACCACCAGCTCAGACCAGTTACGCTGAACCACCAGCTCAGACCAGTTACGCTGAACCACCAGCTCAGACCAGTTACGCTGAACCACCAGCTCAGACCAGTTACGCTGAACCACCAGCTCAGACCAGTTACGCTGAACCACCAGCTCAGACCAGTTACGCTGAACCACCAGCTCAGACCAGTTACGCTGAACCACCAGCTCAGACCAGTTACGCTGAACAGCCAGTCTGCAATGAATGTAAGGAGTGTGGGGAGTGTTTTGCCACTGTTGAAGACCTTGGCATACATCAGAAAATCTATGCCCGAGAGAAATTCCATGGTGGGGAGCTGTTTGGAGACTCTGTGATTCAGGGCCTTGATGGACCTCGGCAGGAAGAGCCTCGGCAGGAAGGGCCAGACGAGCCAGACGAGCCTGAAGACACCATCTATGGGTGTAAGGACTGTGGGCTGGGCTTCGTGGATCGCACAGACCTCAAGGACCATCAGAAGGTGCACGGCAGGGAGTACCTCACCGACAGCCGCGAGCACGCGCATTCTGTGACGCACACCCCTTCTGTCAGCGAGTATCAGAAAGATTACATTGGAGAGCAGCTTTACGAGTGCCCGGCATGTGGGGAATCCTTCGTTCATAGCTCATTCCTTTTCGAGCATCAGAAGATCCATGAGCAAGACCAGTTTTACGGCCACAGGAGGTATGATGAACCCTTTATGCAGCCCTTGGTCATTAGCCCGCAGCGGCCTCGGGCCCCACAGAAGAGTCCTCCTGCTGGGACGTCCCTGCAATGCCAAGTGTGCGGACAAGACTTCATCCACGGCTCTGTCCTTAACGAACACATGAGAGTCCACGCTGGAGACAGCCTGCTGGAGCAGGGCCAGGGGAGCACAGATGCGGTCAGCCCAGGCTCGGCCCCCACAGACCTTCAGAGAGACCAGGCCAAGGACAAGCACTATGAGTGCGCGATCTGTGGAGAATCCTTCCCCAGCCAGGCCGACCTCCGGGAGCACATGAGGATTCACGAGAAGGACAAGCCCTACGACTATGGGGCCACCTTCGTCCATACCTCCTTCCTCACCGAGCCCCCCAAGAGAGATTCACCCTTCTATGAGTGCAAGGACTGTGGCAAGTCCTTCATCCACAACACAGTCCTCACGAAGCATCAGAAGCTGCACCTcgaggaagaggaagcagcagcagccgcCCAGGAAGTTGAAGCCAACGTCCTCGTTCCACGGGAAGTTCTGCGGATCCAGGGATCAAATGTGGAGGCCGCAGAGCCGGAGGTGGAGGCCGCAGAGCCGGAGGTGGAGGCTGCCGAGCCCAACGTGGAGGCCGCCGAGCCCAACGGGGAGGCCGAGGGGCCGGAGGGGGAGGCCGCCGAGCCCAGCGGGGAGGCCGAACAGCCCAACGGGGAGGCCGAACAGCCCAACGGGGATGCTGATGAACCAGACGGGGCAGGGATCGAAGACCCAGAGGAAAGAGCCGAAGAGCCAGAGGGAGATGCGGATGAGCCGGACGGTGCAGGGATCGAGGACCCAGAAGAGGAAGGTGACGACCAGGAGATCCAAGTGGAAGAGCCCTACTACGACTGCAGGGAGTGTGGCGAGACCTTCACCTCCAACTCGGCCTATGGTGAGCACCTGAAAACCCATGCCAGGGTGATAATATTCGAGCCTGGAAGCGTCTACGGGGAAAGCTCCCACTACACCGAGCACGCCAGCACCAGCAGCAATGACAGCGGCAGGGCTGATGACAAGTACTTCAAGTGTGACGTCTGTGGGCAGGTGTTCACTGACCGCCTGTCCCTGGCCAGGCACCAGAACACCCACACCGGCTGA